One genomic window of Arachis stenosperma cultivar V10309 chromosome 10, arast.V10309.gnm1.PFL2, whole genome shotgun sequence includes the following:
- the LOC130956715 gene encoding uncharacterized protein LOC130956715 — MEGKNSFVALVHCSGKIQKSKRHGVKFTDREPLSVFIRSSNTLTEIKQSILRTLGTCGTKWVKKLFYKIPIDVVSTGVRYETFVIGSDEDLQVLFHCRRSFPEVRVTELFAKLEDGVDSSGASAPNPQSTPAGGASTSMPVVAVVVLNAEPERAGAVHAYVDPVVPDFECDTGPDRVENALFDDDSDEEPVDIGGDSDDDIPRGGRSAHGGSGSATQEYPPHLSSLNLEAIGQQQNADATFDGQGMHDGTSMTEFQIGQSFQIFQIEFQVLKVVFGHISGDESLPEH, encoded by the coding sequence ATGGAGGGGAAGAATAGTTTTGTGGCTCTGGTTCACTGCTCTGGAAAAAttcaaaagagcaaaaggcATGGTGTAAAATTCACAGATAGAGAACCGCTTAGTGTTTTTATTCGATCATCGAATACGTTGACAGAGATTAAGCAAAGCATATTACGGACGCTCGGTACGTGTGGGACGAAGTgggtaaaaaaattattttacaagaTTCCCATTGATGTTGTCTCAACTGGTGTGAGATATGAGACCTTCGTGATCGGGTCGGATGAAGACTTGCAGGTCTTATTTCACTGCAGGCGTAGTTTTCCGGAGGTGAGGGTAACTGAACTGTTTGCGAAGTTGGAAGATGGTGTGGATAGCTCTGGGGCATCAGCACCTAATCCTCAGTCGACCCCAGCTGGTGGTGCATCAACATCGATGCCTGTGGTAGCAGTGGTAGTTCTGAATGCGGAGCCCGAACGTGCTGGGGCTGTTCATGCATATGTTGATCCTGTTGTTCCTGATTTTGAATGCGATACCGGACCGGATCGAGTTGAGAATGCACTGTTTGACGATGATTCGGATGAGGAGCCTGTCGATATTGGTGGGGACAGTGATGATGATATTCCAAGAGGTGGACGTTCAGCCCATGGAGGTTCCGGTTCTGCAACACAGGAGTACCCTCCCCACCTCTCTTCTTTGAACTTGGAAGCCATTGGCCAACAGCAGAATGCTGATGCAACATTCGATGGGCAAGGGATGCATGATGGGACATCTATGACTGAATTTCAGATTGGCCAATCCTTCCAGA
- the LOC130956716 gene encoding uncharacterized protein LOC130956716, translated as MELTDILWSRFKTEFYGKYFLHAIRIAMELELMQLKQENMSVVDYTHEFDNLCHLSRVCQGNSADYEAWKCVQYEKGLRRDIFNCVSPQRLTDFPELVMKSQFAECYSMKSAMLQEGYGETTPDEPHRAGLGVCYKCGKPGHIARDCPHRIRWDAAESDSQT; from the coding sequence ATGGAGTTAACAGATATCCTTTGGAGTAGATTCAAGACGGAATTTTACGGAAAATATTTCTTACATGCAATTCGCATTGCAATGGAGTTGGAGTTAATGCAACTGAAGCAAGAGAATATGTCTGTTGTTGACTATACCCATGAATTCGATAACCTGTGTCATCTCTCTAGAGTTTGTCAAGGAAATTCAGCCGACTATGAAGCGTGGAAGTGTGTTCAGTATGAGAAAGGGCTTAGAAGAGACATCTTCAACTGTGTGAGTCCGCAAAGGTTAACAGATTTCCCTGAATTGGTTATGAAAAGTCAATTCGCAGAATGTTACTCCATGAAGTCAGCAATGTTACAAGAAGGCTATGGAGAGACTACTCCAGATGAGCCGCATAGAGCCGGACTAGGcgtatgttacaagtgcgggAAGCCAGGGCATATAGCTCGAGATTGTCCACACAGGATACGCTGGGATGCAGCCGAATCCGATTCTCAGACTTGA